A stretch of Gemmatimonas aurantiaca T-27 DNA encodes these proteins:
- a CDS encoding MBL fold metallo-hydrolase has translation MPSGSDTLKVQQLTVGPLEENCWLLADPASGKAVLVDPGDEVERLLAAVDATGCTLEAIWLTHAHFDHVGAVAPLLRERPVPVWLHPLDLPLYGNAATSAARWGISIETPTGATEPLAEGSVVSLGRFQFEVWHVPGHAPGHVAFLGHGLCISGDLVFAGSIGRTDLPLCDPRAMQASLMRITTLDDGTRVLPGHGVTTTIGQERLSNPFLRGAARPIGA, from the coding sequence GTGCCGTCAGGCTCTGACACGTTGAAGGTGCAGCAGCTCACGGTGGGGCCACTGGAGGAGAACTGCTGGTTGTTGGCGGATCCCGCGAGTGGCAAGGCCGTGCTGGTCGATCCAGGCGACGAGGTCGAGCGATTGCTTGCCGCCGTGGATGCGACGGGTTGTACGCTGGAGGCGATCTGGCTTACGCACGCCCACTTCGATCACGTCGGCGCGGTGGCGCCGCTGCTGCGGGAGCGCCCCGTGCCGGTGTGGCTGCACCCGCTGGACCTGCCGCTCTACGGGAATGCTGCGACCAGTGCGGCTCGCTGGGGTATCAGCATCGAGACGCCCACGGGAGCCACCGAACCGCTGGCCGAAGGTTCGGTTGTTTCGCTGGGGCGGTTCCAGTTCGAGGTGTGGCATGTGCCTGGGCATGCGCCGGGACATGTGGCATTCCTGGGACATGGGCTGTGTATCTCCGGCGATCTGGTCTTTGCCGGGTCTATCGGGCGCACGGATCTGCCGTTGTGTGATCCCCGGGCGATGCAGGCGTCACTGATGCGCATCACCACGCTCGATGACGGAACTCGGGTATTGCCGGGTCATGGTGTTACTACCACGATCGGGCAGGAACGTCTGTCCAATCCCTTCCTGCGCGGGGCCGCCAGGCCCATCGGGGCCTGA